GAGCTCTTGCCACAAATACTTGATGAAAAGCCAGCGGAAAAGACTGAAGTATCGATGGAAGGCTTTTTGAAAAGTGCGCTAGACGCCGTAATAAAGAAAATTGCCGCGATCTGGGGGAAAGATAATTTATCAGAGGACGTTGAAACATCCCCCTTAAACTCAACAAGCATAATCACCTTAGTAAATTGCGAAGGAAGAAGCTCGCTCTTCACCGGAGACTCTGGCGTCGAAGCTCTTAAAAAGGCATCAAACCTGTTCGAAAACTGGTCAACAGGAAACACTCTAAGGTTATTCCAGGTTCCTCACCATGGCAGTAGACGAAACATAAGTTCTGAAGTACTAAATTCATATATTGGGCCTCATGTTGATAAGGGTGAGTCACGTGGAATTAGTGCAATATGTTCAGCAGCTAAGATGTCTGATAAACACCCAAGAGATAGCGTTGTTAATGCTCTGTGGCATCGGGGCGCAAAAGTCCTCGCTACCAAGGGATCTTCTATTCGTCATCATCATGGGATGGGTACTAGAGAGGGCTGGGATAACCCTGTTGAACCTATAGAGTACTTTGACGAAGTGGAAGCTTAACAATGGCTGATTTGAAATCCGAATCTAATAAAACTGTTGGGATAATATTGGCATGCTTACTCATACCTATAGCCGAATTTCAGGGTTGGGAAATTAGCAAACTCGATGTGACAAGTATCGCTAGTGACTTGTGTGTAATAGCAATATTAACTGCCTTTTCTCTGATCGTGACAAACTTAGTCGACAGAGAAATAAAGTTTAAACTTGCCTTTTTTTCGAGTAAAAAACCCGCGTACCATTGTAAAAAATATTCTGCTAAAGATTCACGTCTTGACTCTAGCCGGCTCATCGAAAGATGGCCGGAAGTGTTCTCAGATAATTCTGACAAAAGCAAGACTGAAGAGATCTGGTACACCCAAATCTATCTGCCAGTAAGAGATTCTGTAGTTGTTAGAAGTGCAAATAAACAGTTTCTAATAGCGAGAGACTGCTATATAGGGTGGATTTTTATCTCTATCACTATAGCTGGACTTGATCTATACCATGTCTATGATTTCAGCGATTATGCTTTACAGTTCTGCTTAGCCTTTACAATATTACTGAACCTTTTTTGCCGTGCTACGGGGAAAAACTTGGTTTTGAATTCTATATGTGAGTCTCTCAATAATAGAACTGTTACTGCATAATTATTTATCTTACACAATTACGTTCAAAGCTAGCTTCAAAGTCTAGCTTTTTTTGTACATAGGGAAGACTTTCACCCCGTATTACATTCCGGGGATTAACAGTGAACAGCATTAGAAGAATGGATAACTTTTAGTATTGCAAAAACCATGAACAGGGTTTTATATGCCGTGATTGGGGTCATTGGCGAGTGAAATGGGGACTTCTTGGTCGCTGCTGTTGGCGTTAGATTTAGTCTCATCCGTTGAATAATGGTAAGTATAAGCACTCACTACGGGATAACTTTGGTCAGGTGTATAAGAGACTTCCGGGGTCGCGTCTTTCATTTGACCGACTTCTTGCTCCACGTGCTCCTTTAACGTTAGGTCAGCACGTTGCTCTACAGGCTGAGTGGTTTGTTGTTCAGCTTGTGATTGTTGGTGCTGCGCCGATTGCGTCACTTCCTGAAACGCTTTTTCATCGTAATGCTCCCAAGGTGTGTGTGCCGCCAACCCTTGCTCTCGCAGTGTGTCGGCTTTGAGCTCTGCTAAGGTGCTTGCGGCTTGCATCAACTTGGTTTGCATCGGGGTGAATTCAGGCACGGGATGAGACACTGGTTTATCAGAGTCATATTTCTCTTGGTAAGCCTGCTCTGTTTCCGTTTTTGAACCACTTACCCCAGAAAGCTCTTTGAACGCCTCGGTCTGAATATACTGGCCATAACGATCTTTAACTTCCTGTAGGTCTTCAGGGCGGTGAGCGGTCATTAAGCGTTGAATGTCACTATCTTTGAGTTCTTGATTCTCTAAGAAGTGTTGGAAGCCCATCAAGTGATTCTGAGTAAAGCTGGCAGAGTCGCTTTCCATACGCGTCAGCGCTTGGCTGTATGCGAGCATGTCCGACTCACTTTTCGCAGCTTGTGAAGCAATGTGTTTGCCGTCTTGGTAGTTGACCGCAAAGTCTTTGGCATAGTGTTCAACATCGCTGTGCTGCTTCTTGTTATCGATTTGCTCCGCGGCGCTTGTCACGGTGCTGGCGCCTTGAGTGTATTGCTGGGTTGCTTGCGCCAGTGCTTGTTGGTTCTCGCTAATTTGTTTAGAAAAGCTGTCACGATCCTCGGCGGACCAACGTGAACTCGCGTTCACTCCGGCATTAAGCATACTTAGCAAGCCACTGCTACCCTTACCGCCGACGCGGAGTCCTGCATTCGCACTGAGACTCGTCGCATGTAAGTAAGCTTGCGATTGCTCCTGGCTCCAACCCGTCGCTTGAGACACGCTGTTCACCGCCGACTGCATCTCGTTGTAGCCTGCTAGGATTTGCCCTTCCGTGCTATTGCTATGACCGCTGCCGTAGGACTGCGATTGACTGAGAGACTCTCCCCATCGATCGCTCTGAGCAAGGCCCGTGTTGATATTGTGGCTAAGCTGCATACTTTGCTGTTCAAGCGATTGTTGTGTGTGAGTCAAGTTATCTTGCATACCTTGTTGCATCGATTGTTGAATCGCCATTTGAAAGTTAGCTTGGCTGACCGCCGGGGTCGCGTTGTACGTCGTTCGGCCATCGGCATGTTGCGTCGTGATAGAGCCGTCCGCATTCTGTGTGTAGTTATGACCAGTATTGGTTAAGGTGTTGTCGTCGAACTTGTTGGCCGCCGTATTGTTGAAGCTATGGTTGTCCATTTGCAGATTACCAAAGTCCATGTTCCCGCTTGACGCCGCCGCGGTAGCGCGCGCGTTGGTGGCGTTAATCATGCCGGCTAATTGGTAGTTCATGTTGGACAACACCGCCGAGCCTCCCTTGAGCAGTCCTGCCGCGATGACCGGGACGCTCATCATCAAAATGCCGGTCATGTAGGAGAATCGGCTGTGGAGCTCATCCAGCGCATTGGCGTTGGATAGGGCAAGGCCGCTGAAGCGACCGGCGATAGGATCGCTCATCTGCTCCAGTCCCCAAATTTGAATCGCGTTCAAGATAGCGAACAACATGGGCCATGTCCCCAAGTAGAAAAAGGTCGCTGCGTAGCTCTTTAACACCATCACGGTCATCCCCGGTAATATCGCCACCCCCGCGGTAAAGAAGGCTGAGCAGGAAAAGAGCAAAAACATAATGGTTTGCAGCATGGGCAAATATTCCTTGGCCATTAAACCGAGCGAGGCCCACATCGACGTCGTCTGTAACTTATTGGCGGTGTAAGCATAGTTTAACGCGCTTTGCGTGGGATCCGCCGAGTCGATGCTGTAACGAATGGCGTTCATTACCATATTCTGTTTCAAGATGTTCGACGCGCTTCGACTGAGCTGAACAAATTGACGGTAACTTCGCTGCAGAGCGATATCAGTTTGGGATTTAAAGCGAGTGGCATTTTTGCCCCATAGGTGCTGCGCAAGTAGCGTCATGTCTTTGCCTGCAGCCGCCTCAAACCCTTGTTTAATCATAGGGTAAGCCGCTGCACAGGTTTGGAAGGTGCCTTGAATGTACATCCCGCGCAGTGGGCTCTGTCGGATGGTATCGAGAAAGGCAAAGATATCTTCGGCCCCAAACAGTTCATCCCAGGTGAACTTGTTGTTGATCCGTTCATCAAGGTACAGGCAGTTGTCAAAGTAGTCGTTCCATTGCTCACTCAGTTCGGCGGTACGCACGCTGGCTTGTCTGGACAACTGGTACAGTTCGGAGCCAAAGAGCATGCCTGTTCTGCCGTAGCGTTCATCGTCTGAACGGGTATAAATGGATTCCACGCCTTCAGTAAACCCCGCCATCATGCCACTGAAAAACCAGCCGGGAAGGGCCACTAAGTAGGGCACATTGTCTACGTTGTAGACTCGCCCGGGCTCGGTTTTGTCCACCACCAGGACAGTGGCTTTCATGTTGATGAGCAGCAAAGGCACCAAGGTATACACCGCCATCCATTTGCCAATGTCTCTCGGGTTGCGGCTCAGCATGAAAGTGGCGGTGGTGATCAGTAAACCGAGCATGATGCAAATCCGCAGGTAGTCACCAAACGCGTTGGTCGCAAAGAACACCGCGACGGCGTTGAGGGCTTTTTGCACCACCGCGCCAGAGGTGTAAGTGTAATAGTCAAGAACCATCGGTCAGTCCTGGTAATCTTCGGGATGGGGAATGAGTTTCGACAGCTGCTTTTTGCCTGTGCGCTGTGTCTCGCGTTCCGCGGCAATCAAGTCGTTTTGTGCGTTGATCAAGCTCATCGCGTCTTGCGTTAAACCAACCATGAACTGTTTCGCTCTGGCCGTATCGTTCTTGATCGCTTCGAGATTGGCTAGGCTGCTGTTGGACGCCGACAGGACGTGCTCGACTAGATTCAGCGTATTGGTCAGGTAGCGATTCAACAGTTCTATGGCGAGCAGGTTGGCGTACGCCGGGATGTTCGGCACGGCACCGACCGCCGCATTGTCGAAGAAAAACTTCAAGACGGGGGTGTGGATAAGCTCAATGAACCCCTTCTGCTTGTCGATAAGGGCTTGGTCGGTCAGGACGCTCTGCCATAAGGTATCGAGCTCTTTTTGCAATTGAACCTTAAATGCCGTGTCGGCCGGGATGGTGACTTTTCTCACTGTGAGCGTTAAGCAGCCTTCCGTTGAGGTGTCTCCGCATTGATAGCGCTGGATGTCACCGCCATTGAGTAACGCATCGACCATATTGTTGTCGTCAGTCAGCAGGCTAGGGTAGAAACGGGGCTGGCCATTTTTGTCGTACACAAAGGTGCCCGACAAGCTCATGGCAAATTGCGCCAGGTCCGTGTCGCTACTGAAGTAGGCATTTTTCATGATGGCGGACCAGACGATGTTGTGGCTACGCATGGTCATCGCGTTCAGAGCGGGATCATTGTTGGCCGCGTCAAGCTGCCCGTTGACCGTGGTATCGTTGTTACACTTTGAGGCGGCTTCGACCCAATCGGCAAAGGCGTTGTTTTGCGTACCTAATGTGGCACACACGTGCTTTTTCGTGGCAGGGGCGGTCAAGGCCGCTAAGCCGCCAATCGTCGCTTGCGCGGCTTCACAAGAATTGATCGATTGGTTGAGCCACTTATCGGCTACCGCCTGCAGCTTATCCATGTTTTGTTTCAACTGAGGCGCCCACGTTTGCAGGGCTAAATCCACGATAAACGGCGGTGCGTTGTGAATGATGGCCTTGCCGAGTTTGGTCAGTTCATCCGAGCTGATATGAGAGAAGCCCCCCATGAACATATCAATGCCACTGCAGCCCGCACTGACGGAGGGCACCGTGGCATTCACCCATTGCGCATTGACGATTTTCGTGCGAACAAATAACGAGCCGCCGCTGTAGTAATTCGCACTTTGCCCTTGGTAAGCCATTGGGTTGGTGACGTTGGCGTTGTAACCCGAATCGTCGAAGAACTGTTGCAACGAACTGCTGGTACTGGCTTGCGCTAAGGGACACATCATGAGCGTGAGTGCGCCCTTGAGGACATGTCGAGTGGCAGGACTCATTGCAGCGCCTTCCTCACTTGGGGATCGTTTAGGGCGTTCGAGAGCCCACGGTACAGGGTGGCGTAATCCACCTCTCCTCGGCTGATGGGGGTGAATTTTTGGCTGTTGACGTTGATCAGAAAGGTCGCTGGCACAACATTGCTCACGCTGAGGAATTTCTCTCGAATTGTCTGGGTGACAGGGATAGGCACCTGAAAGCCGGGCAGCCCACCGCCGTCTAAGGTGAAGGTGTAAACGGTTAACCCTAACTGTCGAGAGACGTGGGTGATGCTTGGTGCCACGATGTGGCAGTACGGGCAACTGCTTTGCATCAGGAACACGAGCGCATACTCATGGTTCTTCGCCGCGTGCGAAGAGGAGCCTGACAGGCTCAGCCAAACAAACAAGATCGACAGGACACGCATAATGGCTCTCCGGGGTCAGTAATTGGATTGTGAAAAATCGGTGGCGACGTTGTAGAAGCGTTGCAGCAACCGAGAGCGCGAGATATATCCATAAGCGAGCGGTTTTATCTCTTTGGTGTTGGGGTTGACCAGGAATAAGGCCGGGGTAAAATCGGCGGCTATCTTGCCCTGGTTGTGCCGGTTCTCTCGGATGGCAGTAATGAATTGGTCATCCTCGCTCAGCCCGAGTAGCGCTAAGTCGTAAGCGTCCGCAAAAGACTGCATAGAAGGCGCCAACTGCTGCGTGATGGCATCGTGTCCTTCATAAACAAAAAACAGTCCCCATCCTTGCCTGGCCATTTCGCGCACTGTGTTTTTATGCTTGGTTTCCAGTGCGGCAAGGTAGGATTGGCGAGCGGTTTGCTCGGTGGGATGCTCTCGCGTGTAGGACAGCTCAGGGTGCTCGACCAACAGTTGTTTGAAGGTCATCCCTATTTGGTCGGTTTGTGACGTAATGTAGCGATTAAGCGCGAGAAAACGCCTGACCTTCTGTTTGTTTTTCGGGTCAATGGTGGCCGCGGCGTTGGCTTCGTTCCACTGCTTTTTAAACCACGCTAGCTGCTCGGTGGCACTCATTACGGTCTGAGTGGTATTGGCCGGCATCGGAGCGGGCAACTTTTTCGGCGTGACGGGGTTGGCTGGTTTGGGTTCGTTGTAAAAACGCCAACCCGGCGGTATTGGGTGGCCGCCGGTGGTGAGACAATAAAACACGGCAATAAGCAGTGCGATCAATCGTTGCCACATCATAGTCTTTCCTTGCTAGTTGGCCTCTCCCGACAAGGAATTCTGGATCCGCTGCTTGATAACATTCGGATCAGGGAGATGGATCCTGCTGTGAAGCTCGGGGTAAAACTCGCTGAAGTCGATGCGGTCAAAGTTGATTTGCCCGAGTTCTTCTGGGGTGAGGGCCGGACAGGTCGGGCTCTCTGCCGAGCCGAGCGTTTTACCGAGTTGATTGATAGCGCCTTGCTCTTGGATGATTTTGCCCAATCGACTGTCATACGCGCAGTATGAGCGCTTTTTACGCAGGCACGCGCCTAAGATTTTTTCTGCGCAATATTCCCCCACATACAGCGTGAGTCCTTTGTCTTTGGCGCGGATCAGGGCTTTTTCTTCTTCATTGCAAGTCACGAGACCCGCATCGGTGCCCCAACCGCTATCCCGACAGCAATTCGCGATGCTCGCCGCTTTTTGGGAACATTGCATGGGCTCTCCCGAGAAAATGTTTGGTGGGTCACCTAGCCCTTTAGCTGCTTCTCCGAGCGCCGCTAACGCGGCGGCGGATTGATCAAAGTGGCGATTGAGGGTTGGGAGTGGGTCGTAACACTCCCCATCGAGACAGAGGGATTGCTCTCCACAGTTCAGTGTCATTGTGCGGCAGGTTTTTTTAGTACAGGTGTGGGTCACTTTTTCTTCAATGCAGACCCCGTTTTGCTTGAGGCTGCATTCCCGTTTGTCTTCTTTGCATTCGGCGTATTGGCCACAGTTATCCGGTAAATCGCATTCATGTCGTACTTCATATTTCCAACACGGTAAGTAGGTCGCGACGCCGTTTATCATCCGAGACGCGGCCCCCTCGATGCATCGTTGACTCAGGGGCTGACACGCTTTGATTAAGGTGCATTCGACGCGCCAGTCAACGTGATTTTTAACGCATTGATTGCCGCTGAGACCATAGCCTGCAGGGCAGACAGGAGTGGCCGGGGTGTAATAAGCCACCTGCCGGCAAATGTCATAACTGGTGAAAGAGGCGGTGGCACCGCCGCGTTCGCACGGCGTGCTTCTGGTCGTGCGTAATCGGCCTTTGAAAAATGGGGCTCGAACCATGTTTCCGTTCCACAGTCCATAGTTCCTCGTGGCTGATTGACATTGATGAGAAACGATCCAACGGTCACGCGAATTATACCGACACTCATTGCGATAACGCAGGCAGCGGTGCCCCGTTAATTGGCCTGCGGCGCATTGGTAGCTTGGGGCGATGATCTCCGGTGTGAAACGAGGGGTTTTATAACAAGGGACCGGGGTATGAGTTGGGGCGTGACATGTTTTTTCGACGTCGTCAAACAAACACTGTGTATCGCGCTCGCAATTGACGTACTTATTGGATTGTCCATGGCTGATCTCAAACGCGTTTTCTTGACCAAGGAGTGCATAACGCAGGCTCTCATCATGCCTAAAATCGGGACGTTTCTTGTTGGTGTTCTTACGGATATCTTGAGCGAGGTCACTGGCCGCAAAGGCTTGGGCTGCCTTTGTTTCCATATTGCCATCATTGAGCGATGTTTCGTCGGGATTGATCACTTTGGCGCGGCAGGTCGCGTCTTGACAGTAGTCGTTCACATCGAGTGGAATTTGGTTTGGTTCAAGCATGTTTTTGGCGGTTTGCTTTGCCCAATTGGCCGACTCATTGAAGGACTGCTTTTGGTTGGCCATCACATTCACTGTCAGGAGGACAAAGGCCAGAATGAGTACCTTGTTCATTGTTCTAACCTTTTCAAGAGCTCCCTCGCGTTTTCTCCGGTGTCTCCTTGCGTGAGCACCTCGAGGGCTTGATAGAGTGAGAGATTCCCGTAGACAATGTCATAGTCTTTGGGGTTGCAGGCTTGCTTGGGTAAACAGCGGCCCGCTTTGACAGAAACGAAAGCCGGAACACGTTCGACATTGAACCGCCGAAACCATTCGGGACTTATCGAAAAGCCCGCTTGGATGGGCTTCTTACGGTGGATGCCTATCAGTTGGCTGATCCGCGCAGTGGTGGCCGGAAATCCTTTCGGCAGAACACCACGGATCACCATCGGGACGCCCGTTCGTTCACTTTGCTTGAGCAATTGTTTCAGAGAGGGGCTTGGCATCGTAAGGGAGACAAACACCATCACGCCTTTTGGCGCACGGTCGGGATTTTGGGTCGGCGGCGGAGTGTTGAGCAGTTTGGTTAAGGCGTTGGGTTTCGCCAGAGATTGAATGTGTCGACCCAACTCTGTCGTCGCTTGCTGATGTTGTCTGGCCTTATCCCACACCTTACTCCCATTTAGCGCAGGAGGGGAGGGCATCATGGCAGGCTCGCGCGCCGCCAAAACGTTCAATTCTTCTGTATAAGCCTGGCTCTGGGCACTGAACCAGACTGCCAATAAAGGCAAGATGAGCGTTTTCATGAGTGTTCTCCGATTGATTCACACCTTGACACTGGCCATGCACAGGTTGACCAGATCGGTTGTCTGAGGCGGCGAAGACGTTGATTGGCGAAAGGGGAGCGCTTGTCGGTCTTTAGGGTTATAAAAATACGCAGTTTCGCTTTCGCCATTG
Above is a window of Vibrio tubiashii DNA encoding:
- a CDS encoding ComEC/Rec2 family competence protein; its protein translation is MGYEVDFHAVGEQSKSGDAISMRITDDFGQSVIVIDGGYKDDGKVLAAHIEKHYGTNIVDLMISTHPDSDHINGLFHIIENLEVKKLLISKPWEFDNLSEHFSDGRFTDNSLGDKIAESLNKAVDLVSLAEKNDVEVITPRAGMNFMFSSAQLVILGPSEEYYKELLPQILDEKPAEKTEVSMEGFLKSALDAVIKKIAAIWGKDNLSEDVETSPLNSTSIITLVNCEGRSSLFTGDSGVEALKKASNLFENWSTGNTLRLFQVPHHGSRRNISSEVLNSYIGPHVDKGESRGISAICSAAKMSDKHPRDSVVNALWHRGAKVLATKGSSIRHHHGMGTREGWDNPVEPIEYFDEVEA
- the traG gene encoding conjugal transfer mating-pair stabilization protein TraG, whose translation is MVLDYYTYTSGAVVQKALNAVAVFFATNAFGDYLRICIMLGLLITTATFMLSRNPRDIGKWMAVYTLVPLLLINMKATVLVVDKTEPGRVYNVDNVPYLVALPGWFFSGMMAGFTEGVESIYTRSDDERYGRTGMLFGSELYQLSRQASVRTAELSEQWNDYFDNCLYLDERINNKFTWDELFGAEDIFAFLDTIRQSPLRGMYIQGTFQTCAAAYPMIKQGFEAAAGKDMTLLAQHLWGKNATRFKSQTDIALQRSYRQFVQLSRSASNILKQNMVMNAIRYSIDSADPTQSALNYAYTANKLQTTSMWASLGLMAKEYLPMLQTIMFLLFSCSAFFTAGVAILPGMTVMVLKSYAATFFYLGTWPMLFAILNAIQIWGLEQMSDPIAGRFSGLALSNANALDELHSRFSYMTGILMMSVPVIAAGLLKGGSAVLSNMNYQLAGMINATNARATAAASSGNMDFGNLQMDNHSFNNTAANKFDDNTLTNTGHNYTQNADGSITTQHADGRTTYNATPAVSQANFQMAIQQSMQQGMQDNLTHTQQSLEQQSMQLSHNINTGLAQSDRWGESLSQSQSYGSGHSNSTEGQILAGYNEMQSAVNSVSQATGWSQEQSQAYLHATSLSANAGLRVGGKGSSGLLSMLNAGVNASSRWSAEDRDSFSKQISENQQALAQATQQYTQGASTVTSAAEQIDNKKQHSDVEHYAKDFAVNYQDGKHIASQAAKSESDMLAYSQALTRMESDSASFTQNHLMGFQHFLENQELKDSDIQRLMTAHRPEDLQEVKDRYGQYIQTEAFKELSGVSGSKTETEQAYQEKYDSDKPVSHPVPEFTPMQTKLMQAASTLAELKADTLREQGLAAHTPWEHYDEKAFQEVTQSAQHQQSQAEQQTTQPVEQRADLTLKEHVEQEVGQMKDATPEVSYTPDQSYPVVSAYTYHYSTDETKSNANSSDQEVPISLANDPNHGI
- a CDS encoding conjugal transfer protein TraH encodes the protein MSPATRHVLKGALTLMMCPLAQASTSSSLQQFFDDSGYNANVTNPMAYQGQSANYYSGGSLFVRTKIVNAQWVNATVPSVSAGCSGIDMFMGGFSHISSDELTKLGKAIIHNAPPFIVDLALQTWAPQLKQNMDKLQAVADKWLNQSINSCEAAQATIGGLAALTAPATKKHVCATLGTQNNAFADWVEAASKCNNDTTVNGQLDAANNDPALNAMTMRSHNIVWSAIMKNAYFSSDTDLAQFAMSLSGTFVYDKNGQPRFYPSLLTDDNNMVDALLNGGDIQRYQCGDTSTEGCLTLTVRKVTIPADTAFKVQLQKELDTLWQSVLTDQALIDKQKGFIELIHTPVLKFFFDNAAVGAVPNIPAYANLLAIELLNRYLTNTLNLVEHVLSASNSSLANLEAIKNDTARAKQFMVGLTQDAMSLINAQNDLIAAERETQRTGKKQLSKLIPHPEDYQD
- the traF gene encoding conjugal transfer protein TraF, whose amino-acid sequence is MRVLSILFVWLSLSGSSSHAAKNHEYALVFLMQSSCPYCHIVAPSITHVSRQLGLTVYTFTLDGGGLPGFQVPIPVTQTIREKFLSVSNVVPATFLINVNSQKFTPISRGEVDYATLYRGLSNALNDPQVRKALQ
- the traF gene encoding type-F conjugative transfer system pilin assembly protein TraF, with the protein product MMWQRLIALLIAVFYCLTTGGHPIPPGWRFYNEPKPANPVTPKKLPAPMPANTTQTVMSATEQLAWFKKQWNEANAAATIDPKNKQKVRRFLALNRYITSQTDQIGMTFKQLLVEHPELSYTREHPTEQTARQSYLAALETKHKNTVREMARQGWGLFFVYEGHDAITQQLAPSMQSFADAYDLALLGLSEDDQFITAIRENRHNQGKIAADFTPALFLVNPNTKEIKPLAYGYISRSRLLQRFYNVATDFSQSNY
- the traN gene encoding type-F conjugative transfer system mating-pair stabilization protein TraN — protein: MNKVLILAFVLLTVNVMANQKQSFNESANWAKQTAKNMLEPNQIPLDVNDYCQDATCRAKVINPDETSLNDGNMETKAAQAFAASDLAQDIRKNTNKKRPDFRHDESLRYALLGQENAFEISHGQSNKYVNCERDTQCLFDDVEKTCHAPTHTPVPCYKTPRFTPEIIAPSYQCAAGQLTGHRCLRYRNECRYNSRDRWIVSHQCQSATRNYGLWNGNMVRAPFFKGRLRTTRSTPCERGGATASFTSYDICRQVAYYTPATPVCPAGYGLSGNQCVKNHVDWRVECTLIKACQPLSQRCIEGAASRMINGVATYLPCWKYEVRHECDLPDNCGQYAECKEDKRECSLKQNGVCIEEKVTHTCTKKTCRTMTLNCGEQSLCLDGECYDPLPTLNRHFDQSAAALAALGEAAKGLGDPPNIFSGEPMQCSQKAASIANCCRDSGWGTDAGLVTCNEEEKALIRAKDKGLTLYVGEYCAEKILGACLRKKRSYCAYDSRLGKIIQEQGAINQLGKTLGSAESPTCPALTPEELGQINFDRIDFSEFYPELHSRIHLPDPNVIKQRIQNSLSGEAN
- the trbC gene encoding type-F conjugative transfer system pilin assembly protein TrbC, encoding MKTLILPLLAVWFSAQSQAYTEELNVLAAREPAMMPSPPALNGSKVWDKARQHQQATTELGRHIQSLAKPNALTKLLNTPPPTQNPDRAPKGVMVFVSLTMPSPSLKQLLKQSERTGVPMVIRGVLPKGFPATTARISQLIGIHRKKPIQAGFSISPEWFRRFNVERVPAFVSVKAGRCLPKQACNPKDYDIVYGNLSLYQALEVLTQGDTGENARELLKRLEQ